The Hymenobacter sp. DG01 sequence GGGCGGTACCAGAGCTCCACCCAGCGCACGGCAGAAAGGATGGTAAACAAGGCCACCGATACGTTCACGGGCTGAAACTCACCGGCAGCAATGCCCTGCTCAATCAGGGCCGCGAAGCCTTTTTCGTACTGCTTGCGGGCATCCTTGAACTCCGTCAGGGCGGGTTCGCGCAGGTACTTCCAGTCGTGGTTGGCTACGGATACGGCCGCGCCATCCTCAATCATGAGGCGGATGTGCAGGCTAATCAGGGCCTTGATTTTCTCGACGTACGGTGCGTCGGTGGCTTCTATTTCGGCGAGCTGGGAAATGTAGGTACTCGATACGCGGAAGCAGATCAGCTCCAGAATCTCGTCCTTGGACTTGATGTGGTTGTACATGCTGGCCGCTTCAATGCCTACTTCGCCGGCTAGGTCGCGCATGGATGTGCCACCGAAGCCTTTCTGCTTAAACAGCTTGGCGGCTTCTTCCAGGATAAGCTGGCGCTTGTTGGTTTTGCGGGTTGTAAGCATGGGTGGGGGGTAGGAGGTCAGAAGCCGTACGCCAACGGCTGGCTAAAGATTGCGCAAATCTTTGACCCGACTCAACTTGCCGCCTTCGCTGCGCGGCAGCTGCCCAAAGCCCATCAGCGTGACCTTCATACTGAGCCCAATGTTGTCCTTGATTTTCTTGGCAAACGCGCCCTTCAGCGTCCGGAGGCAGTCGTGCTGTTGCACCACCTCATCGGTCAGGGCCTCCAGGCCTAGCTCCCGCATCAGCACCTCGTCTATTTCCACGTTCACTTCCACCTCATCGAGGCTACCCCGGCGCGAGGCTACAACCTGGTAATAGGGGCTCACCTGCTCCATACTGCTGATGATGTCCTCGACCTGGGTTGGGAAGAAGTTGACACCCCGAATGATGAGCATATCGTCGGCGCGGCCACGGATGGGGCCCATTTTTACGTGAGTGCGCTTGTGGGAATGTTCGTAGGTGAGGTTGGTAATGTCGCCGGTCCAGTAGCGCAGAATGGGCATGGCCTTCTTGGTGAGGGTAGTCAGCACCAGCACCCCGTACTCGCCCTCGGCCACCGGCTCGCCGGTTTCCTGGCAGACGATTTCGGGGTAGAAGTGGTCTTCCCAGATGTAGCTGCCCGTGCCGCGCTCGTCGGCATCTTCCTGCGACACGCCGGGGCCCATAATCTCGCTGAGGCCGTAGATGTTGGTGGCCCGCACGCCCAGACCCTGCTGCACCTGCCCCCGAATGGCCTCGCTCCAGGGCTCGGCGCCCAGCACGGCGTACTGCAGGTTGAGGGCGGTCAGCGGAATGTTGCGCCGCTTCAGCTCCTCGGCCAGTACCTGGGCGTAGGAGGGGGTAGCGCACAGCACTTCCGGCTGGAAATCCTGCAGGAGCTGCAGCTGCCGGTCGGTGCTACCCCCCGAAACCGGGATAACCGTCAGGCCCAGCTTTTCGGCTCCGTAGTGAATGCCCAGGCCGCCCGTGAATAGGCCGTAGCCGTAGGCGTTCTGGAGTTTCATGCCCGGCCGGCAGCCCGCCGCAGCCAGGGAGCGGGCCACCAGCTCCGCGAAAGTGTTCAAGTCCTCAGCCATGTAGCCCACCACGGTGGCCTTGCCCGTGGTGCCGCTGGAGCAGTGCAGGCGCGCTACCTCAGGCTGGGGCACCGCAAACAGCCCGAAAGGGTAGTTGTCGCGGAAGTCTGCCTTCTTGGTGAAGCCCAGCTTGCCCAGGTCTTCCAAGCCTTTGAAGGTACTCGGGTTGATGCCTAAGTCGTCGAACTTCTGCCGGTAAAACGGAACGCGCTGGTACACATACTGCACCTGCTCCTTCAGGCGGGCGTTTTGGAGAGCCCGCAGCTGCGGCAACGGCAGGCGCTCCATTTCAGGGTTGAACAGCATGGGCGGGAGGCTTGGGTGGGTGGCGGAAGTGCCAAGATAACACTTTAACCAACGCAAACGAATGTTTGTTAGTATAATCTAAAGCTGAGAAAAGGTCTGTTACATAAGGAAGAACGGTCAGTCAAGCTTGTCGAGACATCTTGCGGGCTGAGGTTGTGATAGTAACTCAGGCAGCAGCCCGCGAGATGCTTCGGCTGCGCTTAGCATCACACGTTCCTTTTGCTGGCAGCCACCCTACCCCCCGGAACATTCGTGTAACTAAAGAGGCCGTTTGCCAGTCTAAAAAGCAGATGTTTCACTGACCTTCTCCTTTGAGCTATATGGCAAACACTCCCACTTCGCAGCGTCTTCAAAATCAGGTAGCCCTTGTTACGGGGGGCAGCTCCGGCATCGGAACGGGGGTAGCCAAAGCTATGGCGGCCGAAGGTGCCACGGTCATCGTCAACTACGCGCACGGTGCCGACGACGCCAAGGCCGTGGTGGCTGACATTGAAAAGGCCGGCGGCAAGGCCGTGGCTATCAAGGCCGACGTTAGCAAGGAAGATGAAGTGCAGGCTATGTTCAACCAGATTCGGGAGCAGTTTCAGACCCTGCACATCCTGGTCAACAACTCCGGCATTCAGCAGGATGCCACCTTCCTGGAAATGACCCTGGAGCAGTGGCAAAAGGTGATTGATGTAAACCTGACCGGGCAGTTTCTGTGCGCCCGAGAGGCCGCCCGCGAGTTTGTGCGCCGGGGCCCGCAGCCGGAAATATCGAAGGCCACTGGCAAAATCATCTGCATGAGCTCCGTGCACGAGGTAATTCCGTGGGCCGGTCACGTCAACTACGCCACCAGCAAAGGCGGCATCATGCAGTTGATGAAAAGCATGGCCCAGGAGTTGGCTCCGCACAAAATCCGGGTGAACAGCATCGGGCCCGGTGCCATTAAAACCCCCATCAATAACGAAGCCTGGGAAACCCCCGAAGCGGCCGAGAAGCTGCTGACTCTGATTCCGTACGGCCGCATCGGCGAAACCGAGGACATCGGGAAGGTGGCTGTGTGGCTGGCTTCTGATGAGGCCGACTACGTGACCGGCACTACTATCTTCGCCGACGGTGGCATGACCCTGTACCCCGGCTTCGCCGACAATGGCTGAGCCGGAAGGCAGCGGTTTTTCCTACCCCCTCGGGGCGGCGTAAACCCTGGCCTAACGGCGGCGCACCTTGTATTTCTACGGTTCCGGCGGGCTGATGTGGGCCGGCCGGCACGCTACCTTACATGACTCAGGAACACCAACGGCAGCAGCAGGCCCGGGAAGGCGAAGCCAACTGGCACCGCTTCGGGCCCTACGTATCGGAGCGGCAGTGGGGCACAGTGCGCGAGGATTATTCAGCTGACAGCCAGCCCTGGACCTACCTCACCCACGACATGGCCCGCAGCAAGGCTTACCGCTGGGGCGAAGATGCCATTGGGGGCGTTTCGGATGAGCAGCAGCAGCTGTGTCTGGCGCCGGCTTTCTGGAACGGGCACGACCCCATCATCAAGGAGCGGCTGTTTGGGCTGAGCGGCCCTGAGGGCAACCACGGCGAGGATGTGAAGGAGCTGTACTACTACCTCGATAATACCCCCACGCACTCCTACATGCGCATGCTGTACAAGTATCCGCAGCATGCCTACCCCTATGCGTGGCTGGTACAGGAGAATGCGCGCCGCAGCCGCCGCCAACCCGAGTTTGAGCTGCTGGATACCTGCATATTCCACGAAAACCGCTACTTCGATATCTTTCTGGAGTACGCCAAGGCCAGCCCCGACGATGTGCTGCTGCAGATAACCGTGCACAACCGCGGGCCGCAGCCGGCTCCGTTGCACGTGCTACCCCACCTCTGGTTCCGCAACACCTGGGCCTGGGGCTACGATGCCTACAAGCCGGGGCTCCGGGCCACCGAAGCGGGGCACATTCAGGTAGAGCACCAGCACCTGCCGCCCCTGCAGCTGTACTGCGACCAGGCGGAAGGCCACAGCCCCGACCTGCTTTTCTGCGACAACGAAACCAACACCCAGCGCCTGTACGGCACCCCTAACGCCAGCCCCTACTGCAAAGACGGCATCAACGACTACCTGGTGCACGGCCACCAGGCAGCCCTCAATCCGGCCCGCCAGGGCACCCGTGCCGCCGCCCACTACCAGCTGACTATTCCGGCCCAGCAGAGCCGGGTGCTGCGCCTGCGCCTGGCCGCGCCCGGTCTGCCTACCCCTTTTGCCGATTTTGCCAGCTTGCTTCAGCTGCGTAAAAAAGAGGCCGATGAGTTCTATGAACACCTGCAGGCCGACCTGACCAACCCCGATGCCCGTAGCGTGCAGCGCCAGGCCCTGGCCGGCATGCTCTGGAGCAAGCAGTTCTACTATTATGATGTGGCTGAGTGGCTGAAAGGCGACCCGGCTTCGGTGCGCCCACCGGTCGCCCGCCGGCACAACCGCAACCACGCCTGGAGCCACCTCAACAACGCCGACATCATCTCCATGCCCGACAAGTGGGAGTACCCCTGGTACGCGGCCTGGGACCTGGCCTTCCACTGCATTCCGCTGGCGCTGGTAGATGGGCACTTCGCCAAAAAGCAGCTGCAGCTGCTGTGCCAGGATTGGTACATGCACCCCAACGGACAGCTGCCGGCCTACGAGTGGAACTTCTCCGACGTAAACCCGCCCGTGCACGCCTGGGCCACCTGGCGCGTGTATAAACTGGACCGCAAGCAGCACAACGGCCAGGGCGACACGGCCTTTCTGGAAAGCGTGTTTCACCGCCTGCTGCTCAATTTTACCTGGTGGGTAAACCGCAAGGACCGCAATAACCGCAACATCTTCGAGGGGGGCTTTCTGGGGCTCGATAACATTGGTATGTTCGATAGAAGCGCCCCGCTGCCCGATGGGGCCTACATTGAACAGGCCGACGGCACGGCCTGGATGGCCATGTTTGCCCTGAACATGATGCGTATAGCCCTGGAACTGGCCAAAACCAACCCTGTGTACCAGGATATGGCCAGTAAGTTCTTCGAGCACTTCCTCTACATCGCCCAGGCCATGACCAATCTGGCCGACGAGCAGATAGATATGTGGGACGAGCACGACGGCTTTTACTACGACGTGCTGAACACCCCGGAGCACGGCCGCCTACCCCTGCGCGTCCGCTCAATGGTAGGGCTGATTCCATTGTTTGCCGTAGAGGTGCTCGACGAGGATACGCTCCAGCAGATGCCCCGCTTTGTGTACCGCCTGAACTGGTTTCTGGACCACCGCCCCGAGCTGGCCGCCATGGTTTCGCGGTGGCAGGAGCCGGGCCGGGGCCAGAGCCACCTGCTGTCCTTGCTGCGCGGGCACCGCATGAAGCTGCTGCTGGGCCGCGCCCTCAACGAAGCCGAGTTTCTCTCCGACTACGGGGTGCGGGCATTGTCGCGGTATCACCTAGCGCATCCTTATGTGTTCGAGCACGCCGATGGCAGCAAGGAAGTGGTTGATTACCAGCCTGCCGAATCGACAACCTCCCTGTTTGGGGGCAACAGCAACTGGCGCGGCCCCGTCTGGATGCCCATGAACTTTCTGCTGGTGGAGGCGCTGCAGCGTTTCTACCATTACTACGGCCCCGAATTCAAGGTGGAATACCCCACCGGCTCCGGCCAATACAGCACGCTACTGGAAATATCCCAGGCCCTGACTGAGCGCCTTACCCGGCTGTTTCTGCGCGATGAAAACGGCCGCCGCCCCTGCTTCGGCCTGAACCAGCAGCTCCAGACCGACCCCCATTTTCGGGACTATCTGCTCTTTCATGAGTATTTCCACGGCGACACCGGGCAGGGCCTGGGCGCCAGCCACCAAACCGGCTGGACCGGTCTCATTGCCAAGCTGCTCCAGCCCCGCCCAAACGGGTAAAAAGCTATTCGGAAGTTTTAGTTGACGCCTAATACACAAGCGTCGCCGGAGCATTTTGCGTAGGGTTGTTGTGGTAGTAATGATGATACGGAAATGACCGTCATGTCGAGCTTGCCGAGACATCTCGCGTGCTGACGTTGTAATGGTAATTCAGCGTCAGCACGCGAGATGTCTCGGCAAGCTCGACATGACGTTCTAGGAAGGTCTATTCTTCAGCCTTTTGCTTGAGGTGGAAGAGGCTCGGCATGACGGCCAGGTGTATATGATTCTTATCTCCGGCCTTCCTACCCCTTGCTTCGGGCTGAAGGGTAGGAAGGCCTCCGGAGGCGGGTCTGGCAAAAAATGCCTATACTCCCTTCTCAAATCTTGCTTTGTTCTTTTTCGGAGCCTTTTTGCGGGCTCCGCTGTTCTTTTTGCGTGACTGATTCCTCTACCACCCCGCCCGCCCGCCCTGATCTGCTGCGCATCCCCTACGATGACTACCGCGCCCTGCCGGCCATTGCCAACTCCGACCTCTCGCGCCTGCGCGACGCGCTTAATGGCCGCGCCCCTCGCCCGCATACCAGCGTAGGTGGCGCCCTGGGCCTGGGCACAGCCTTCCATACGGCCCTGCTGGAGCCCAACCTCTACGAGCCCGGCCAGCCCGGCATCAACGACACCCTGATCTGGTGGATGGTGGATGGCGTAAAGCTCAACCCTGAAGTAAATGACCTGCTGGAGGTAGGCATTCCTGAGCCCAGCTGCATCTTCACCGAGCCCGTTACGAACACCCTCTGCAAGCTCCGCGCCGACCTGGTGGTGGATCAGCCCGGGCAGCCCTACACCATCGTGGACTTCAAAACCACCATGGCCCGCGACCATAACCATTTCGTGGAGCAGTGCACTCAGTACGACTACGACCGGCAGGCCGCGTTCTATGCCGATGCCCTGCACGCCGACCGTTTCCTGCTGATTGGAGTGCAGAAGGTGGAACCCTTCAAAGTATTTGTGTACGAGGTGCCGCCCCTGCTGCGCAACGAGGGCCGCGCCAAATACCTGCGCCTGCTCAAGCTGCTACAGCCCGAAACACCGGTACCCCTCTCGGTGGTGCAAGCCGTGCGCGAAGTCCGCGACGCCCTGAACGGCGTAGAGTAGAAACAGTCCGTTGCGGCTTCCGCAGCCCCCACCGAAACGCCGTGCCGTGTTTCGGTGGGGGCTGCCGTTTTCGCGCCGCTCTCGTTAGGAAGGCTTGCCCATATAGTAGGATGCGAAACGGGGTAGGGTATAGCGGACTCCTGAACGGTGTAAAGACACATAGTTGCGTCTCATCGTCCGCGCCGCGCTGGCATCGTTGTTCAATGGTAAGACGCAACTATGCGTCTCTACAGGTCCGCTATCCTGTTTTATATGCTCTGATAAATTAATTATTGAATTAATTAGGATAAATACCTGAGCTCGGTTATACTTGTACTATAGCTGACGAAAAACTGACCTATTACATGCGTCATTTCCGCAATAATCTCCAGAATAATAGCTCGAATAATAATCTTATTCGAGACTGGAAGGCTATTGCTCCATTGGAGAGATGAAAAATCAATAACTGATTTTTTTCAAAGCCTTCCGCTACAACGGAAGGCTTTTTTTGTGCCTGCGGTTTGGTGCTGCTTCTGAAGCAGCCCGAATAAAGCCGGTTTTCCGAGCACAAATAATTTCTGGATTTCCGAAAAAAACTTCCCGGCGGGAGAAGGGAATTCGTGTGCCTTTACAAAACAAAAATTCACTTCATAAACTCCTAAAATTAATTGCCATGACCGCGCAGGAATTACTGAAAACGGAGGAAGCTATCAGCTTCGTAAAAGAAACCTTTGCCAAAGAGCTCAGCACCCGGCTGCAGCTTAGCAAGGTGTCGTCGCCGATTGCGGTGCTGGACGGCACGGGCATCAACGATGACCTGAACGGCATTGAGCGCCCGGTTGGCTTCCCGGTTAAGGCCCTGGACGAGCGCCGCGCGGTGGTGGTGCACTCCCTGGCTAAATGGAAGCGGGTGCGCCTGCAGGAGCTGGGCATTGAGGCCGGCCGCGGGCTGCTGACCGACATGCGCGCCCTGCGCCCCGACGAAGACTATTCGCCCATTCACTCTATCTACGTGGACCAGTGGGACTGGGAAAAGCACATCACCCCCGAGCAGCGCACTCCCGCGTTTCTGAAAGCCACCGTAGAGCGCATTTACGAAGCCCTGAAAACCACCGAGGCCCGCGTCAGTGCCGAGTACCCGGAAATTACGCCTGTGCTGCCCGGAAAAATCACCTTCCTGCACGCCGAGGACCTGCTGCGGCAGTACCCAACCCTCACGCCGAAGGAGCGCGAGCATGAGGTGACCAGACAGTACGGCGCCGTGTTCCTGATGGGCATCGGCCACGAGCTCAGCCACGGCGAGCCCCACGACGGCCGCGCCCCCGACTACGACGACTGGAGCACCGAAACGGAGGACGGGTACCGCGGCCTCAACGGTGATATTCTGCTCTGGCACCCGGTGCTGGAAACTTCCTTCGAGGTGTCATCAATGGGTATTCGGGTGGATAAGCAGGCCCTGGTGCGCCAGCTGGCCCTGCGCGGTTGCCAGGACCGGCAGGAGCTGTCGTTCCATGCGCGCCTGCTCAAGGATGAGCTGCCCCAGAGCATTGGCGGCGGCATTGGCCAGAGCCGGGTATGCATGTTTATGCTGCGCAAAGCACACATTGGGCAGGTGCAGGTGAGCATCTGGCCGGAAGCCGTGCGGGCCGAGCTGGCGGGCACGGGCGTGGGCCTGCTGTAAGCGGGACTATAGTTTGCGTTGCCGCCGGAGGCAACCCAGGCGGGGAAGCAGGTTTGGCGGCCGTAGCTTCTCCGCGTGCTTTTTTAGCGGTATAGTCGGTGCCCGATGCGCTAGCGCGTGGCCGCGCGACTGGCAGGTTCTTAACCGGTAACCGGAGGGCGTGGGGTAGGCTCGTGCAGGAGCTGCCGCGCCGCCGTGGCCCCACTAACCAGGGCCGCTTCTACCGTGCCAATGTACGGCCCCTGATACACCCCTTCGCCGGCTATAAAAAGGGTGCCGGCCACGGGCGTAGCCAAGGCCGCGCGGTGAGCCGTGGCGTGCAGAGCCGAGTAGGAGTAGGCCCCGCGCGCCAGCGGATCGGCAGCCCAGTTCACGATGCGGTGGGCCCGCAGGTGCTCCCGCAGGAATTCGGGGGTAGTGTCCAGCAGGTAGGCCACGGAGTCCAGGGCCTCGGCCAGCAGCTCCGCGTCGGGGGCGTGGCGGCGCCGGTGGGCCGCCGGGCCCGCCAGCCACCCCGTCAGGATAGGGCGCGGGTCCGGGAACTGGCTCCACCAGGTAGGGATGGCCGCATCAGAGAACAGAAAGTCCAGGTTGGGTAGGGGTTGGGCAAGCTGCGGAGCCGCCTGCTCCCAGATGGGGGCATCAAACTCCAGCAAAACCTTAATAACGGGGCCGAAGCCCAGGGCCCGGGCCGCCTCCCGGTGCTGGGGTAGGTCGGGTTTCAGGTGGAGGTACCCTGCCTCTCCGGGCTGGGCCTGCAGCACGCCCAGCGGCACGGTCAGTAGCACCTGCGAAGCCTGCAGCACCTGCCCATCGGCGCACCGCACGCGCACCTGACCCGGCTGCCAGTGAAGCTCGGTTACCTGGGTGTTCAGCTGCACGGTAACCCCGGCGGCTTGCGCATCCTGAGCCAGCCACTCCACCAGGCGGCCGTAGCCGCCCTCAGGGCGCGGCGAGTCCTCGGCTCCGTTGCCGCTCCACTCGTCGCGCAGGGCAAATGTGCTGGCCCGGCTTGCATCGGCCGCGTCGTAACCCTCGGCGAAGCGCCGTACCTGCTCGCGCATGGTGCGATGCTCCGGCTCGGGGAAGTAGCGGGCCAGAAAGGAGTTCAGAACCACATCGTGCGGAAGCTCGCGCAGCTTCTCCAGCAGCAGGGGCATGTCGTCGAAGAAGGATTCGGCTGGCCGGGCGCGGCCCGCTTCCACCTCGTAGGTAGTGCCGGCCGTATCGTGGCAGACAATGCCGGCTTCCGCCAGCAGCTGGCGGGTGAGTGGTACGTCGCCGTGCAGGAACTCGGCTCCGCCTTCCACCGGCTGCGAAAAACCACCCTCCGGGGAGGTGTCAATGCGACCACCGAGGCGGTTGCGAGCCTCCAGC is a genomic window containing:
- the asnA gene encoding aspartate--ammonia ligase produces the protein MTAQELLKTEEAISFVKETFAKELSTRLQLSKVSSPIAVLDGTGINDDLNGIERPVGFPVKALDERRAVVVHSLAKWKRVRLQELGIEAGRGLLTDMRALRPDEDYSPIHSIYVDQWDWEKHITPEQRTPAFLKATVERIYEALKTTEARVSAEYPEITPVLPGKITFLHAEDLLRQYPTLTPKEREHEVTRQYGAVFLMGIGHELSHGEPHDGRAPDYDDWSTETEDGYRGLNGDILLWHPVLETSFEVSSMGIRVDKQALVRQLALRGCQDRQELSFHARLLKDELPQSIGGGIGQSRVCMFMLRKAHIGQVQVSIWPEAVRAELAGTGVGLL
- a CDS encoding phenylacetate--CoA ligase, with the translated sequence MLFNPEMERLPLPQLRALQNARLKEQVQYVYQRVPFYRQKFDDLGINPSTFKGLEDLGKLGFTKKADFRDNYPFGLFAVPQPEVARLHCSSGTTGKATVVGYMAEDLNTFAELVARSLAAAGCRPGMKLQNAYGYGLFTGGLGIHYGAEKLGLTVIPVSGGSTDRQLQLLQDFQPEVLCATPSYAQVLAEELKRRNIPLTALNLQYAVLGAEPWSEAIRGQVQQGLGVRATNIYGLSEIMGPGVSQEDADERGTGSYIWEDHFYPEIVCQETGEPVAEGEYGVLVLTTLTKKAMPILRYWTGDITNLTYEHSHKRTHVKMGPIRGRADDMLIIRGVNFFPTQVEDIISSMEQVSPYYQVVASRRGSLDEVEVNVEIDEVLMRELGLEALTDEVVQQHDCLRTLKGAFAKKIKDNIGLSMKVTLMGFGQLPRSEGGKLSRVKDLRNL
- a CDS encoding SDR family oxidoreductase, with protein sequence MANTPTSQRLQNQVALVTGGSSGIGTGVAKAMAAEGATVIVNYAHGADDAKAVVADIEKAGGKAVAIKADVSKEDEVQAMFNQIREQFQTLHILVNNSGIQQDATFLEMTLEQWQKVIDVNLTGQFLCAREAAREFVRRGPQPEISKATGKIICMSSVHEVIPWAGHVNYATSKGGIMQLMKSMAQELAPHKIRVNSIGPGAIKTPINNEAWETPEAAEKLLTLIPYGRIGETEDIGKVAVWLASDEADYVTGTTIFADGGMTLYPGFADNG
- a CDS encoding NAD(P)/FAD-dependent oxidoreductase translates to MSEPDILIIGGGAAGLLAARTLARAGRRVLLLEARNRLGGRIDTSPEGGFSQPVEGGAEFLHGDVPLTRQLLAEAGIVCHDTAGTTYEVEAGRARPAESFFDDMPLLLEKLRELPHDVVLNSFLARYFPEPEHRTMREQVRRFAEGYDAADASRASTFALRDEWSGNGAEDSPRPEGGYGRLVEWLAQDAQAAGVTVQLNTQVTELHWQPGQVRVRCADGQVLQASQVLLTVPLGVLQAQPGEAGYLHLKPDLPQHREAARALGFGPVIKVLLEFDAPIWEQAAPQLAQPLPNLDFLFSDAAIPTWWSQFPDPRPILTGWLAGPAAHRRRHAPDAELLAEALDSVAYLLDTTPEFLREHLRAHRIVNWAADPLARGAYSYSALHATAHRAALATPVAGTLFIAGEGVYQGPYIGTVEAALVSGATAARQLLHEPTPRPPVTG
- a CDS encoding PD-(D/E)XK nuclease-like domain-containing protein, which codes for MTDSSTTPPARPDLLRIPYDDYRALPAIANSDLSRLRDALNGRAPRPHTSVGGALGLGTAFHTALLEPNLYEPGQPGINDTLIWWMVDGVKLNPEVNDLLEVGIPEPSCIFTEPVTNTLCKLRADLVVDQPGQPYTIVDFKTTMARDHNHFVEQCTQYDYDRQAAFYADALHADRFLLIGVQKVEPFKVFVYEVPPLLRNEGRAKYLRLLKLLQPETPVPLSVVQAVREVRDALNGVE
- a CDS encoding glucosidase, yielding MTQEHQRQQQAREGEANWHRFGPYVSERQWGTVREDYSADSQPWTYLTHDMARSKAYRWGEDAIGGVSDEQQQLCLAPAFWNGHDPIIKERLFGLSGPEGNHGEDVKELYYYLDNTPTHSYMRMLYKYPQHAYPYAWLVQENARRSRRQPEFELLDTCIFHENRYFDIFLEYAKASPDDVLLQITVHNRGPQPAPLHVLPHLWFRNTWAWGYDAYKPGLRATEAGHIQVEHQHLPPLQLYCDQAEGHSPDLLFCDNETNTQRLYGTPNASPYCKDGINDYLVHGHQAALNPARQGTRAAAHYQLTIPAQQSRVLRLRLAAPGLPTPFADFASLLQLRKKEADEFYEHLQADLTNPDARSVQRQALAGMLWSKQFYYYDVAEWLKGDPASVRPPVARRHNRNHAWSHLNNADIISMPDKWEYPWYAAWDLAFHCIPLALVDGHFAKKQLQLLCQDWYMHPNGQLPAYEWNFSDVNPPVHAWATWRVYKLDRKQHNGQGDTAFLESVFHRLLLNFTWWVNRKDRNNRNIFEGGFLGLDNIGMFDRSAPLPDGAYIEQADGTAWMAMFALNMMRIALELAKTNPVYQDMASKFFEHFLYIAQAMTNLADEQIDMWDEHDGFYYDVLNTPEHGRLPLRVRSMVGLIPLFAVEVLDEDTLQQMPRFVYRLNWFLDHRPELAAMVSRWQEPGRGQSHLLSLLRGHRMKLLLGRALNEAEFLSDYGVRALSRYHLAHPYVFEHADGSKEVVDYQPAESTTSLFGGNSNWRGPVWMPMNFLLVEALQRFYHYYGPEFKVEYPTGSGQYSTLLEISQALTERLTRLFLRDENGRRPCFGLNQQLQTDPHFRDYLLFHEYFHGDTGQGLGASHQTGWTGLIAKLLQPRPNG
- a CDS encoding TetR/AcrR family transcriptional regulator, producing the protein MLTTRKTNKRQLILEEAAKLFKQKGFGGTSMRDLAGEVGIEAASMYNHIKSKDEILELICFRVSSTYISQLAEIEATDAPYVEKIKALISLHIRLMIEDGAAVSVANHDWKYLREPALTEFKDARKQYEKGFAALIEQGIAAGEFQPVNVSVALFTILSAVRWVELWYRPGRELSAEELEANIITMLLTGLEKK